In Trichoplusia ni isolate ovarian cell line Hi5 chromosome 7, tn1, whole genome shotgun sequence, a single genomic region encodes these proteins:
- the LOC113496244 gene encoding zinc finger protein 140-like, with protein sequence MDEKCGSSFNNISKKQKSDFSKHCCFGCLCDNKEENVQKYSFQSGPLREIFQMDCILLCHLCKKMAQRTEMFIQNVQSNHILLENFESVLDETLSTVRSQTQPLVNLSQITYSIEISENSPSSDEGFSVVYSSNIRKQFQVKVEMKEEELFDDLEGEFVGNDEFSESCVKEEDEFPLKALLKEELELGDIDSLDLMTLSATLKKNKLKKKHKIKDEDAVANGAPKVKIVYLTKQQCLDERARLAQDPKYLGCAFRCENCIKGFSFKGIYDKHMERHSEFMGDHECDVCKQRMDSEEKLMGHMRYHLVRYKCPECGLVRSCRGTILDHYMVHHCQGLNHKCPHCTKTFPRRGSLRRHVSAAHGAGGAGEAGGARARVLCAHCHKRYASSDVLRQHMLLKHAKEVSAGEVTKKYVCQECGMAFKAPSQLRNHSIKHSDNRDYYCVECDKSFKTDAILKNHLKTASKHVNYLELPLGCPHCDKRFSIRRDLERHMNRMHLNIKPYSCDRCDKAYTNSWGLKDHQRLVHEGYKRPLQFPCTMCDKVFNRSQILKSHIRTHTGERPYQCSKCPAKFSQASILRTHDKLIHLKLTRDGRPKVK encoded by the exons atggatGAGAAATGTGGttctagttttaataatattagtaaaaaacagAAATCGGACTTTTCGAAACACTGTTGTTTTGGTTGTTTATGTGATAACAAAGAGGAAAATGtgcaaaaatattcatttcaaagCGGTCCGCTAAGGGAAATATTTCAG ATGGACTGCATTCTTCTATGTCACTTATGCAAGAAGATGGCGCAGCGCACAGAAATGTTCATACAAAATGTACAAAGTAATCATATCTTACTGGAAAACTTTGAAAGT GTTTTAGATGAAACACTAAGCACAGTACGTTCACAAACGCAGCCACTAGTCAATCTGTCCCAAATCACGTACTCCATAGAGATATCTGAGAATAGCCCAAGTTCTGATGAGGGGTTCTCAGTGGTGTACTCCTCGAATATACGGAAGCAGTTCCAGGTTAAAGTGGAGATGAAGGAAGAGGAATTGTTTGATGATCTAGAGGGAGAGTTTGTTGGGAATGATG AATTTTCAGAATCATGTGTTAAAGAAGAAGACGAATTTCCTTTAAAAGCTCTACTCAAAGAGGAACTGGAATTAGGTGATATTGACAGTTTGGACCTCATGACTCTTAGTGCTACactcaagaaaaataaacttaagaagaaacataaaatcaaagaTGAAGATGCCGTTGCAAATG GTGCaccaaaagtaaaaatagtatatttaacaaaacaacaatgtCTGGACGAGCGGGCGCGATTAGCACAGGACCCTAAGTACTTAGGCTGTGCGTTTAGGTGTGAGAATTGTATCAAAGGGTTTAGTTTTAAAGGAATCTACGATAAGCATATGGAGAGGCATAGTGag TTCATGGGTGACCACGAATGTGATGTATGCAAGCAGAGAATGGATTCCGAAGAAAAACTTATGGGTCATATGAGATATCATTTagt TCGCTACAAGTGTCCAGAGTGTGGTCTGGTCCGCAGTTGCCGCGGCACTATCCTAGACCACTACATGGTGCATCACTGTCAGGGGCTCAACCACAAATGTCCGCACTGTACTAAGACTTTCCC GCGGCGCGGCTCGCTCCGGCGCCACGTGTCGGCGGCGCACGGGGCGGGCGGGGCGGGGGAGGCGGGCGGGGCGCGCGCGCGCGTGCTGTGCGCGCACTGCCACAAGCGCTACGCCAGCAGCGACGTGCTGCGACAACACATGCTGCT CAAGCATGCAAAAGAGGTATCAGCAGGAGAGGTCACCAAGAAGTACGTGTGCCAGGAGTGCGGGATGGCCTTCAAGGCACCTTCGCAACTCAGGAACCACAGCATCAAGCATTCAGACAACAGGGACTATTACTGCGTCGAATGTGATAA AAGTTTCAAAACGGACGCCATATTGAAGAATCATTTGAAGACTGCTTCGAAACATgtcaattatttagaattacc GTTAGGATGCCCACACTGCGACAAACGTTTCTCAATACGAAGAGACTTAGAGCGACATATGAACAGGATGCATCTGAACATCAAGCCGTATTCCTGTGATCGATGTGATAAG GCATACACGAACTCGTGGGGCCTGAAGGACCACCAGCGTCTCGTCCACGAAGGGTACAAGAGGCCCCTTCAGTTCCCCTGCACCATGTGTGATAAAGTGTTTAAT CGCAGTCAAATCCTCAAAAGCCACATTCGTACGCACACTGGCGAGCGCCCGTACCAGTGCAGCAAGTGTCCCGCCAAGTTCAGCCAGGCTAGCATACTGCGGACACACGACAAACTCATACACCTCAAACTGACTAGAGATGGACGGCCGAAGGTTAAATAG